The Micromonospora siamensis genome contains the following window.
GCCCGTTCGACTCGCCGGAGTCCCGGCGACTGATCGCCGCGACCCTGGCCGACCTCGGCGAGCGGTACGGCGGCAACGGCGACGAGACCCCCGTCGACCCGGCGGAGTTCGCCCCGCCGAACGGCGAGTTCCTGATCGCGTACCTCGACGGCGAGCCGGTCGCCTGCGGCGGCTGGCGCAGCCACGGCGGCCCGGACGACGCCGCCGAGCTGAAGCGGATGTACACCGCGCCGGCGGCCCGCGGCCGGGGCATCGCCCGGGCGCTGCTCGCCGCGGTCGAGCGCTCGGCCCGCGAGCAGGGTCGCAAGCGGGTCATCCTGGAGACCGGGGACAAGCAGCCCGAGGCGATCGCGCTCTACACCTCGGCCGGGTACGAGCCGATCCCGAACTTCGGCTACTACAAGGACGAACCGGGCTGTCTCTCCTACGGCCGCATCCTCTGACCACGCCACGCATCCCGGGGTGACGCCCCGGGATGCGGGCACGACGACAGCCGGCGGGCCCGAGGGACCCGCCGGCTGTGACGATGATCAGGCTGTGGCGCTACCGCGTCAGGCGCGGGTGACCTTGCCGGCCTTGATGCACGAGGTGCAGACCTGCATCTTCTTGGTGTTGCCGCCACCGGCCGGGGTACGCACCGACTGGATGTTCGGGTTCCAGCGGCGGTTGGTCCGCCGGTGCGAGTGGGACACGTTGTGGCCGAAGCCCGGTCCCTTGCCACAGACGTCGCACACGCTAGCCACGGGATACTCCTGGGATTGATACGTTCATGAGGTCGCCGGCAGGCGCTGCCCGGGCAACCTGGTCAGGTTACCCGATGACCCCCGCGCCCGGCCAACCGGCCTGGTGGAGGCCGGTGCTGTGGGCGCGGTCACGCGCCCGTCCGGTCACCTTGGCGACCGGTGTCCCGTCCCTGCACAGAGGTCGTACGAAGGGACGCAGACCATGAGGATAGTGCTCGCCGGAGCCTCCGGCACGATCGGGACCCCGCTGGTCCGCCGGCTCGTCGCCGCCGGCCACCAGGTGGTCGGCATCACCCGTACCGAGAGCAACGCCGCCCGGCTGGCGGGTGCCGGCGTGCGGCCGGTGGTCGCCGACGTGCTCGACCGGGACCGGCTGCTCGCCGCGGTCGACGGCCTCGGCGCCGACGCTGTGGTGCACGAGCTGACGGCGCTGCGCCGACCGCCGGTCCGACACGCCGACATGACCGCCACGAACACCCTGCGCACCACCGGCACGGCGAACCTGCTCGCGGTGGCCCGGGCGGTCGGCGCGCGGCGGTTCGTCGTCCAGTCGATGGTCTTCGGCTACGGCTACCGCGACCACGGGGACCGGACGCTGACCGAGGACGACCCGTTCGGGGCGCCGGAACCGGGCGCCGCCGGGCGGCACATGGCCGCCATGCGCTCCGCCGAGGAGCAGGTGCGCGGCGCCACCGACCTGGCCGGGATCGCACTGCGCTACGGCCTGTTCTACGGCGCCGACCCGAGCACCCGGGCGACGGCCGGCATGCTGCGCCGGCGCCGCTTCCCGGTGCCCCGCTCGGGTGGCGGACTGGTCAACCTGGTCCTGGTCGACGACGCGGCGGCGGCCACCGTGGCGGCGCTGGAACGGGGGCGGCCCGGCGCGGCGTACAACGTGGTGGACGGGGCGCCGGTGCGCTGGGGCGACTGGCTGGACGAGATGGCCGCCGTCCTCGGCGCGCCCCGGCCGCCCCGGGTGCCGGGCGGGCTGCTGCGCGTCGTCCCGTACGCCCACCGGATCCTCACCACCTCGATGCGGGTCGACAACACCCGGGCCCGGGAGGAGCTGGGGTGGCGGCCGGCGGCGCCGGACCACCGGGCCGGCCTGCGCGGGTTGGCCGGGGCGCTGAGCTGAGCGGCGGTCGGGGTCGCCCGACGGGCCGGCGGCCAGCGACCGGTCGGTGACACGCCGGTGCCGTTCCGGGCGACCCCGGCGGCTGTCGGTGCGCGCCAGTAGGCTTCTCGCCGTGCTGGAGACCCTCGACGCCGCCGCGGTGCGCCGCTGGTGCGCGAGCGGGCTGGCCGCGTTGCGCCGCCACCAGGGCGAGATCGACGACCTGAACGTCTACCCGGTGCCCGACGGGGACACCGGCACCAACCTGGTGCTCACCCTGAACTCCGCCCAGCAGGCCCTGTCGATGGACCTGGAGACGCTGCCCGACGGCGCGGCCACCCCGCACGGGCACGCGCTGCGGCTGATGGCCCGGGGCGCGTTGCTCGGCGCCCGGGGCAACTCCGGGGTGATCCTGTCGCAGATCCTGCGCGGCTTCGCCGACGTGCTCGCCGTCGCCCCGGCCGTCCGGGGCCGGCAGCTGGCCGCCGCGCTGCGCGCCGCCACCACCGCGGCCTACGCGGCGGTCGCCCGGCCGGTCGAGGGCACCCTGCTCAGCGTGGTGGCGGCCGCGGCGGGGGCCGCCGAGCAGACCGACAGCGACGACCTGCGTGCGGTCGCCCGGGCGGCGGCCGGGGGCGCGGCGACCGCGTTGGCGCGTACCCCGGAGCAGCTGCCGGCGCTGGCCCGGGCCGGGGTGGTCGACGCCGGTGGGCGGGGCCTGTGCCTGCTGCTGGACGCGCTGGTCGAGGTGGTCACGGGTGAGCTCCCCGAGCGGCCGGAGCCCGCGCCGCGCCGGGTCCGTCCGCCCGCCACGGCCGTCCGGGAGACCGGCTCTGACGCGTACGCCTACGAGGTGCAGTTCCTGCTCGACGCGGAGGCGGCGGCGGTGGACCGGCTGCGGGCCGAGCTGGCCGAGCTGGGCGACTCGCTGGTGGTGGTCGGCGACGGCGCGACCGACGCCGGCACCAACACCTGGAACGTGCACGTGCACGTCAACGACGTGGGCGCGGCGGTCGAGGCCGGGGTGGTCGCCGGCCGGCCGTACCGGATCTCGGTGACCCGGTTCGCCGACCAGGTGGCGGCCCGGCCCGCGCCCGGTGCCCGGCCGGACGGCCGGGGTGCGGTGGTGGTCGCGCCCGGCACCGGCATCGCCGAGATCTTCGCCGGCGAGGGCGCGACCGTCGTCCCGGCGAACCCGTCCACCGGTGAGCTGCTGGACGCGATCCGGGCCACCGGGGCGGCCCGGGTGGTGGTGCTGCCCAACGACCCGAACACCCAGGCCGTGGCGAACGCCGCCGCTCGCGAGGCGCACGCGCTCGGGGTCAAGGTGAGCGTGGTGCCCACCCGCTCCCCGGTGCAGGCCCTGGCGGCCCTCGCCGTCCGTGACCCGGAGCGCCGCTTCGAGGACGACGTGATCGCGATGGCCGAGGCCGCCGGTGCCTGCCGGTACGCGGAGGTCTGCCAGGCCTCGAAGGAGGCGCTGACGGTGGCCGGCCCGTGCCGGCCCGGGGACGTGCTGGCCCTGGTCGAGGGGGAGGTGCACCTGATCGGCGCCGATCTCGTCGACACCTGCGCCGCCCTGCTGGACCGGATGCTCGGTGGTGGCGGCGAGCTGGTCACCCTGCTCTGCGGCGCCGACGCCCCGCAGGGGCTGGCCGACGCGGTACGCGGGCACGTGCAGCGGCGCTGGCCGTTCGTCGAGGTGCAGGCGTACGAGGGTGGGCAGCCGCACTACCCGTTGCTGGTGGGGGTGGAATGACGTCCAAGCCGTCCACGGTGGACACGCCGCTGAAGAAGCTGGTGGGGGAGAAGACCGCCAAGGCACTGGCGAGTCATCTCGACCTGCACACTGCCGGTGACCTGATCTACCACTTCCCCCGCCGGTACGACGAGCGCGGCGAGCACACCGACATCCGTTCGCTGGACGTCGGCGAGCAGGTGACGGTGCTGGCCCAGGTGCAGCGCACCGCGGTCCGACCGATGCGCCAGCGGCGCGGCAACCTGCTGGAGGTGACGGTCGGCGACGGGTCCGGCGGGATGCTGACGCTGACCTTCTTCGGCAACCAGGCGTGGCGGGAGCGGGAGCTGCGGCCGGGCCGGTGGGGCCTGTTCGCCGGCAAGGTCACCGAGTTCCGTGGCAAGCGCCAGCTCAACGGCCCGGAGTACGTCCTGCTCGGCGAGGGCGGCGAGGGCGGCGAGGGCGAGGCGGCGGCCAACGAGGAGGTCGAGGAGTTCGCCGGCGCGCTGATCCCGGTCTATCCGGCCGCCGCGGCCGTGCCGACCTGGGTGATCGCCCGCTGCGTACGGGTGGTGCTGGACACCTTCACCCCGCCGGAGGATCCGCTGCCGGCGACCGTGCGGGCCAGCCGGAACCTGGTCGGCATCGGTGCCGCGCTGCGCGAGATCCACCGGCCGTCCAGCAAGGAGGAGCTGTACCGGGCCCGCCGCCGGCTCAAGTGGGACGAGGCGTTCGCCGTCCAGCTGACCCTGGTGCAGCGCAAGCGCCGGGCCGCCTCCTGGCCGGCGAAGGCCCGCCCGCCCAAGCCCGGTGGCCTGCTCGACGCGTTCGACGCCCGGCTGCCGTACGAGCTGACCGCCGGCCAGCGGGACGTCGCCGTGGAGATCGCCGCCGACCTGGCCGAGCCGCACCCGATGCATCGGCTGCTCCAGGGCGAGGTGGGTAGCGGCAAGACGGTGGTGGCGTTGCGGGCCATGCTCCAGGTGGTCGACGCCGGCGGGCAGGCGGCGCTGCTCGCCCCGACCGAGGTGCTGGCCGGCCAGCACTACCGGGGCGTGCTGGAGCTGCTCGGTCCGCTCGGCCGCGCCGGCGAGCTGGGCGCGGCCGACGACGCGACCAGGGTGGAGCTGGTTACCGGTTCACTGGGCGCGGCGGCCCGCCGTCGGGCGCTCGCCGAGGTCGCCGAGGGGCGGGCCGGCATCGTGCTGGGCACCCACGCGCTGCTCTACGAGGGCGTGGACTTCGCCGACCTCGGGTTGGTGGTCGTCGACGAGCAGCACCGCTTCGGCGTGGAGCAGCGGGACGCGCTGCGCGCCAAGGCCGATCAGCCGCCGCACGTGCTGGTGATGACCGCGACGCCGATCCCGCGCACGGTGGCCATGACGGTCTACGGCGACCTGGAGACCTCCGTGCTGTCCCAGCTGCCGCAGGGGCGCTCACCGATCGCCTCGCACGTGGTCCCGGCCGCCGAGAAGCCGGCCTTTCTGGACCGGGCCTGGCGCCGGCTGCGCGAGGAGGTGGCCGCCGGGCACCAGGCGTACGTGGTCTGTCCGCGGATCGGGGAGGGCCCGCAGAGCGACGAGGAGCCGCCCCGGGAGGACGACAACGGCCGGCGTCCGCCGCTGGCGGTGACCGAGGTGGCGCCGCTGCTGGCCGAGGGGCCGCTGCACGGGCTGCGGATCGGGGTGCTGCACGGCCGGTTGCCGGCCGACGAGAAGGACGCGGTGATGCGCTCCTTCGCGGACGGCGAGATCGACGTGCTGGTGGCGACCACCGTGGTCGAGGTCGGGGTGAACGTGCCCAACGCCACCGTGATGATCGTGCTGGACGCCGACCGGTTCGGGGTCTCCCAGCTGCACCAGCTCCGCGGCCGGGTCGGCCGGGGCAGCGCGGCGGCCCTCTGCCTGCTGGTCAGCGAGGCGGCCGAGGGTTCGTCGGCGCGGGTACGACTGGACGCGGTGGCGTCCACCACGGACGGCTTCAAGCTGGCCGAGCTCGACCTGGAGCAGCGGCGCGAGGGTGACGTGCTGGGCGCGACCCAGTCCGGTCGCCGCTCCCACCTGCGGCTGCTGTCGCTGCTGCGGGACACCGACCTCATCCGGGACGCCCGAGCCGAGGCGGTCGTGCTGGTCGAGGAGGATCCCGACCTGTCCCGTCATCCGGCGCTGGCCGCCTCGGTGGCCGCCCTGGTCGACGAGGAACGCGCCGAATACCTGGAGAAGGGCTGACCGGCTCGGACCCGACGGCCACGGTCGTGGCACCCTGCGCCGGCAACCCCGCCGCCGGCCCCCCGCCGCCGGCCCCCCGCCACCGGCCGCCCGCCGCCCCGCCGCGTCCGGCCGCCCGCCGCCCCGCCGCGTCCGGCCGCGCGACGTCCCGGCCGTCTGACGACGCGTCTACCCGGCCGTCTGACGACGTGTCTACCAGGCCGTCCGACGATCCGGTCGCCTAGCGACCCAGCCGACGGGCACGGGCGCGTCGGGCATCCGTCCCCGCCCTCGACTCGCAGCCGGTGGGTCGGGCGGACAGGCGCCGTGGACCGGCGCGCTGGTGGGCATGACTTTTTCGAGCGTGATGACTCTGAGGAATATTTATACCTGAGAGTCATCACGCTCCTCACCGAATCACCGGTCCGCCGAGGACACACCCAGGCGAAACCCGGGCGCACGCCCGGGTTGAACGTCGGCGACTCTCATCCGCGCTGGCAGGCGCACGGGCAGCGGCGTCCTCGGTGCAAGGCGAGTGGGGCTGTCCGAGGGCGAGTAGGGGTGCCCTCCAGGGCGGGGGTGTCGGCGCGATCTGCCGTAGGTCGGGCTGGCCGCGTCATGGTGTCGGGCAGTGCGCAAACGGCGCGGGCACGGCCGGCGCGAGCATGGACGGCGAGGGCGCTGACGGCGCGGCCACGGACGGCGAGGGCGCTGACGGTGAGGGCGCGAACGGCGCGGCCACGGACGGCGAGGGCGCGAACGGCGAGGGCGCGAACGGCGAGGGCGCGAACGGCGAGGGCGCGCCGACCAGCCGGTCGGCGCGCCCTCGGGCGTCGTGCGGTGGATCAGGCGGTGAAGCGGACCTTGCGGCGGCGGGCCACCACGAAGAGCGCCACGCCGGCGGCGAGCAGCACCGCGGCGCCCGCCACGATGCCGCCGGTCGCGGCACCGGTCAGCGGCAGGGTCGGGCCGTCCCCCTTGCCGCCGCCCGCGCCGGGGGCGCAGTCGGCCGGCTTCTCCCACGCCACGGCGTCGGCCGGGTCCGGCTTCTCACCGGGGAAGCTCGGGGTGATGGTCAGGCCCTCGTACGCCTCGAAGACGACCTCGGTCTTCTTGCCCGGCACCAGCTTGAGCTCCTTGGTGGCGCCCTTGTCGGTGGTGAAGACGATGGTGGCGGTCACCCCGTCGGCCGGGTTGTCGGCGGTGACGGCCAGCGCGTCACAGGCGAAGATGATCTCGAAGACCGGGGCGTTCGGCTCCTCCGGCACCAGCGGGCCGGTCGGCTCGCTCGGCTGCGGGGTGGGGGCCGGCGAGGTCGGGACCGGGGTGGTCGGCGCCGGGGTGCTCGGGGCGGGGCTGCTGGGCTCCTCGCTCGGCGAGGTGCTCGGCTCCGGGCTGGTGGTCTCCTCCGGGGTGCTCGGGCTCGGGGTGGCCTCGGGGCTCTGCGACGGCTCCGGGCTCTCCGACGGCTCGGGGCTGGTCGGCTCCGGGGTGGGGGTGCTGGTCGGCGCGCAGTCTCCGGAGAGGACGGCGACGCCCCGGGCGGTGTTGGTGATGTGCCGCTCGCCGCGCCACCATTCCGCGCTGATCTTCAGCACGGGCTTCTTGCCGGCCTTGACGACCTGCTGGCCCTTCAGCTCACCATCGGTGGACTTCGGCAGCTCCGCGCCGGCGGCGATACCGACGATCTCGGTAGCGGACGGGGTCCAGACCTCGGTGATCTTGCCGGCGAGGTCGCTCTCGCTGTTCTTGACGGTCCACTCGACGGAGAGGTCGCCGGACTCCAGCTTGCAGGCGGTGCCCGAGACGATCGAGTGGTGCGCGCTGGCGGGGGCGGCGAAGGCGGTCGCGGCGGCCACGCCGACCAGGGTCGCGCCGATGAGGGCGAGCGGTCGCCGCGGCGACAGCTTCGGACGGATCACGGGTACTCCTGGGGTGAAGGGCTTCGAGTGGCGTGGGCTGAGGCCGACGGTCGCCTGCGGGGAGTGTTGCGGCCCGCGGCGGCGCCTCGCCGACGCCGTGTGCCGGCGGACCTCCCCACCGACACCCGGGAGACCCTAGCGAGAACGCCCCTCGCGTCACAGCGCTCAGTGGCCACTAAGGATGATGTTGTCAATTCGTGATCATTGATAGGCGTAGCGTCACCGAAACCTCGCCGCAGGCACACGCCCCGTGTTCGTCGACCCGGACGGAACGTCGCGTAGCGTCACGGGGGTGAGTGAGCACCTCGACCGGGCCGGCCGAACGGCCCAGACGGTCCCGGCCGGCGGGAGGAGCGCGTGACCCGCATCGTGGCCGGTACGCACGGCGGCCGACGGATCGCCGCGCCCCCGGGCGCCGGCACCCGTCCCACCTCCGATCGGGTCCGGGAGGCGTTGTTCAGCGCCGTGCAGACCGAGGTCGACCTGGTGGGCGCCCGCTTCGCCGACCTGTACGCCGGCTCCGGCGCGGTCGGCCTGGAGGCGCTCTCCCGGGGTGCCGAGCACGTCCTGCTGGTGGAGTCCGACGCGCGGGCGGCCCGGGTGATCCGGGAGAACGTGGCCGCCCTGCGGGCCGCGCCGGCCGCCCGGCTGGTCACCGGAAAGGTGGCCACCGTGCTGGCCGCCGGCCCGGGCGCCGAGCCGTACGACGTGGTCTTCGCCGACCCCCCGTACGCGGTCTCCGACGACGAGATCACCGCGGTGCTGACCGCGCTGGTCGAGCGGGACTGGCTGGCCCCGGACGCCCTGGTCGTGGTGGAGCGGTCCAGCCGGACCGGGCCGGTCGACTGGGTGCAGGGGCTCACTGCCGAGCGCAGCCGACGCTACGGCGAGACCACCCTTTGGTACGGTCGCCGATCATGAGACGTGCGGTGTGCCCCGGCTCCTTCGACCCGGTCACCAACGGACACCTCGACATCATCGGGCGGGCCAGCCGGCTGTTCGACGAGGTGATCGTGGGCGTGCTGGTCAACCAGTCGAAGAGCGGCCTGTTCACGGTCGAGGAGCGGATCGAGATGCTCCGCGAGGTGACCGCGTCGTACGACAACGTCCGGGTGGAGTCGTTCCGCGGGCTGCTGGTCGACTTCTGCCGGGCCCAGCACGCCAGCGTGCTGATCAAGGGCCTGCGCGCGGTCAGCGACTTCGACTACGAGTTGCAGATGGCCCAGATGAACATCGGCCTGGCCGGCGTGGAGACGCTCTTCATGCCGACCAACCCGCTCTACTCGTTCCTCTCCTCCAGCCTGGTCAAGGACGTGGCCAAGTGGGGTGGCGACATCTCGGCGCACGTGCCGGACGTGGTCCGGGAGGCGCTCCAGTCCCGCCTCGGCCCGCAGCCGCGCGGCTGACCTCGACCACCGTCGGCCAGCCCGACCCGGCCCGCCGCCGAGGAGACACGGCGCGCCGGGCCGGCCGCGTGGCCCTCCCGTCGCCCGTGCAGGACATGATTGACGCAAGCGGGAACCCGGCCGCAGCCCGCATCATGTAGGTCGGCCGACGAACGACAGGAGTGAGGTACCGGTGGACCCGCTCGATCGCATCGACGAACTGATCGCCATGGTGGAGCAGGCGCGCTCCGTCCCGATGTCCCGGAACAACTGCATGGTCGACCGGGGCGAGATGATCGCGGCCCTCGACGAGCTGCGCGCCGAGCTCCCCGCCGACCTGCGCCGCGCGGCCGCGCTCCTGGAGGAGCGGGACAAGATCATGGAGGCCGGCAAGCGCGAGGCCGACCGGATCATCAGCGAGGGTGAGGCGGAACACGCCCGGCTGGTCTCCGTGAACGAGATCACGGTCTCGGCGGAGCACGAGGGCGCCCGGATCGTGGCCGAGGCCCGCGCGGAGGCCCAACGCCTCCGCGAGGAGGTGGACGACTACGTCGATACCGCGCTGGCCAACTTCGAGCAGTTCCTCACCCGGGCGCTGGCCTCGATAGAGCGTGGCCGCGACAAGATGCACGCGCTGCGTGAGATCGGCACCTTCGGTGGGGACGAGGCGGAACGCCCGCTACCCTTCTGAAGCGACACCTCGGTGGCCGACGGCCGGGGTCGGATGTGCCCCCGGTTCGACGGTCCGGCCGTCTCCCAGGTAACCTTTTTCGTCGGCCTCTACCGGCCGGAGTCTAACTATGCCCAAGCACTCGCCTTCATCACTCGACCCCAGGGCGCCGCTGGTCCTCGACACGAGGGACCTGCCGCGTCGCCCTGGTGCGTTGCGTACCGTCAAGCGGGTCGTGCCGGCACCGGCGGACCTCGGCGTGGAGATGATCGGCGTGCCGGAGGGCGCGGACCTCGACCTCGACCTGAGGTTGGAGTCGGTGTCCGAGGGCGTACTCGTCTCCGGGACCGTCAGCGGTCCCGTCAAGGGCGAGTGCGGGCGTTGCCTGCGCGAGATCGACGACTCGTTGACCGTGAACGTCCAGGAGCTGTACGCGTACGAGAACAGCACCACGGACGAGACGACCGACGAGGACGAGGTGGGCCGGATGCAGGACGATCTGATCGACCTGGAACCGGCGCTGCGGGACGCGGTGGTGCTCACACTGCCGACGAACCCGCTCTGCCGGGAGGACTGCCCAGGTTTGTGCCCCGACTGCGGGGTGCACTGGGACGATCTGCCGGCCGATCACAGCCACCAGCAGATCGACCCGCGTTGGGCGGGCCTGTCGCAATTGAACCGTACAGAGGAGTAGGAACCGTGGCCGTCCCGAAGCGCAAGATGTCGCGCAGCAACACCCGGTCCCGCCGGGCGAACTGGAAGGCGGCCGTGGTGGCGACCGTGGCCTGCCCGCAGTGCAAGTCGCCGAAGCTGCCGCACGCGGCCTGCTCCGTCTGCGGCACGTACAACGGCCGCCAGGTTCTCGAGGTCTGACCTGGACGCCGAGTGACGCCCCCGACCCAGGGTCGGGTGGCGCGCACGACCGGGCGATCCCCCGGTGCCCCGGCTCCCTCCGACGCCGGCCGGCCTGATCCGGCCGGCGTTCCGGTGGAGCCGGGCACCGCGCGGATCGCCGTCGACCTCCTCGGCGGGGACGATGCTCCCGCCGTCGTGGTTGACGGCGCTCTGCGGGCCATCCGCGTCGACCCGCACCTGCACCTGCTGCTCGTCGGCCCCCCCGAGGTGGCCGGCGAGCTGATCGACGCCCTCGACCCGGCGCAACGCGCCCGGGTCACCGTCCGTTCGGTGCGGGTCGCGGTCGGCATGGCGGACCATCCCACCGCCGCCCGCGCGCACAGCACCGTCCGGGCCGCCGTCGCGGCGGTCCGCGAGGGTGCCGCCGACGGGCTGGTCTCCGCCGGCTCCACCGGTGCCACCGTCACCGCCGCCGCCCTCGGCCTCGGCCGCTGGCCGGGCATCCGCCGGCCGGCCCTGGCCGCGTCGCTGCCCACCGCCGCGGGCCGGGTGGTCCTGCTCGACGTGGGCGGTTCCCTGGAGCCCCGGGTCGCCACGCTGGCCCGGCACGCGGTGCTCGGCGCCGCCTACGCCACGGTGGCGCACGCCGTCGAGGCGCCCCGGGTGGGGCTGCTCTCGGTGGGCACCGAGGCCGGCAAGGGCGACCGGGTCCGGCGGCTCGCCGACACCGTCCTCGCCGCCCAGGCGCTGCCGTGCGGCGCGCGTTACGCCGGCCTCGTCGAGGGCTACGACGTCACCCTCGGCGCCCGCGCCGACGTCGTGGTCACCGACGGCTTCACCGGCAACGTGCTGCTCAAGGCCATCGAAGGCGCGTACGCCATGGCGGGCGGCACCCCGGGCGTCGACGGCACGCCCCGGGCCGCCGCCCTGCTCGGGGTGGGCGGGACGGTGGTCGTCTGTCACGGCGCCGCCCGGGCCGACGACGTGGCCTCCGGCATCGCCCTCGCCGCCCATCTTCGCCGCCGCGGCGCCGTCGACCGGGTCGCCGCCCTGCTGGCCGGCACGCCACCGGCCGACACCGACCTCCCCCTAGACACCATCGACACCGAGGTGACAGCACCATGAGCAACGACAAGCGCCGCCGCGCCCCCGTCGCGCACCTGGAGACCGCCTTCGGCGTCTCCCTGGACCCGGAGCTGCTCGAGCGCGCCCTGACCCACCGCTCGTACGCGTACGAGAACGGTGGGCTCCCGACCAACGAGCGGCTGGAGTTCCTCGGCGACTCGGTGCTCGGCGTGGTGATCACCACCGCCCTGTTCCGCAACCACCCGGACCTGCCCGAGGGGCAGCTGGCGAAGCTGCGGGCCAGCGTGGTCAACATGCGGGCGCTGGCCGACGTGGCGCGCGGCCTGGGCCCCGACGGGCTCGGCGCGTACCTGCTGCTCGGCAAGGGCGAGGAGGCCACCGGCGGACGGGACAAGGCGAGCAT
Protein-coding sequences here:
- a CDS encoding GNAT family N-acetyltransferase; the encoded protein is MSELQICPRPFDSPESRRLIAATLADLGERYGGNGDETPVDPAEFAPPNGEFLIAYLDGEPVACGGWRSHGGPDDAAELKRMYTAPAARGRGIARALLAAVERSAREQGRKRVILETGDKQPEAIALYTSAGYEPIPNFGYYKDEPGCLSYGRIL
- the rpmB gene encoding 50S ribosomal protein L28; amino-acid sequence: MASVCDVCGKGPGFGHNVSHSHRRTNRRWNPNIQSVRTPAGGGNTKKMQVCTSCIKAGKVTRA
- a CDS encoding NAD-dependent epimerase/dehydratase family protein, translating into MLAGASGTIGTPLVRRLVAAGHQVVGITRTESNAARLAGAGVRPVVADVLDRDRLLAAVDGLGADAVVHELTALRRPPVRHADMTATNTLRTTGTANLLAVARAVGARRFVVQSMVFGYGYRDHGDRTLTEDDPFGAPEPGAAGRHMAAMRSAEEQVRGATDLAGIALRYGLFYGADPSTRATAGMLRRRRFPVPRSGGGLVNLVLVDDAAAATVAALERGRPGAAYNVVDGAPVRWGDWLDEMAAVLGAPRPPRVPGGLLRVVPYAHRILTTSMRVDNTRAREELGWRPAAPDHRAGLRGLAGALS
- a CDS encoding DAK2 domain-containing protein, with product MLETLDAAAVRRWCASGLAALRRHQGEIDDLNVYPVPDGDTGTNLVLTLNSAQQALSMDLETLPDGAATPHGHALRLMARGALLGARGNSGVILSQILRGFADVLAVAPAVRGRQLAAALRAATTAAYAAVARPVEGTLLSVVAAAAGAAEQTDSDDLRAVARAAAGGAATALARTPEQLPALARAGVVDAGGRGLCLLLDALVEVVTGELPERPEPAPRRVRPPATAVRETGSDAYAYEVQFLLDAEAAAVDRLRAELAELGDSLVVVGDGATDAGTNTWNVHVHVNDVGAAVEAGVVAGRPYRISVTRFADQVAARPAPGARPDGRGAVVVAPGTGIAEIFAGEGATVVPANPSTGELLDAIRATGAARVVVLPNDPNTQAVANAAAREAHALGVKVSVVPTRSPVQALAALAVRDPERRFEDDVIAMAEAAGACRYAEVCQASKEALTVAGPCRPGDVLALVEGEVHLIGADLVDTCAALLDRMLGGGGELVTLLCGADAPQGLADAVRGHVQRRWPFVEVQAYEGGQPHYPLLVGVE
- the recG gene encoding ATP-dependent DNA helicase RecG, with product MTSKPSTVDTPLKKLVGEKTAKALASHLDLHTAGDLIYHFPRRYDERGEHTDIRSLDVGEQVTVLAQVQRTAVRPMRQRRGNLLEVTVGDGSGGMLTLTFFGNQAWRERELRPGRWGLFAGKVTEFRGKRQLNGPEYVLLGEGGEGGEGEAAANEEVEEFAGALIPVYPAAAAVPTWVIARCVRVVLDTFTPPEDPLPATVRASRNLVGIGAALREIHRPSSKEELYRARRRLKWDEAFAVQLTLVQRKRRAASWPAKARPPKPGGLLDAFDARLPYELTAGQRDVAVEIAADLAEPHPMHRLLQGEVGSGKTVVALRAMLQVVDAGGQAALLAPTEVLAGQHYRGVLELLGPLGRAGELGAADDATRVELVTGSLGAAARRRALAEVAEGRAGIVLGTHALLYEGVDFADLGLVVVDEQHRFGVEQRDALRAKADQPPHVLVMTATPIPRTVAMTVYGDLETSVLSQLPQGRSPIASHVVPAAEKPAFLDRAWRRLREEVAAGHQAYVVCPRIGEGPQSDEEPPREDDNGRRPPLAVTEVAPLLAEGPLHGLRIGVLHGRLPADEKDAVMRSFADGEIDVLVATTVVEVGVNVPNATVMIVLDADRFGVSQLHQLRGRVGRGSAAALCLLVSEAAEGSSARVRLDAVASTTDGFKLAELDLEQRREGDVLGATQSGRRSHLRLLSLLRDTDLIRDARAEAVVLVEEDPDLSRHPALAASVAALVDEERAEYLEKG
- a CDS encoding LPXTG cell wall anchor domain-containing protein, with product MIRPKLSPRRPLALIGATLVGVAAATAFAAPASAHHSIVSGTACKLESGDLSVEWTVKNSESDLAGKITEVWTPSATEIVGIAAGAELPKSTDGELKGQQVVKAGKKPVLKISAEWWRGERHITNTARGVAVLSGDCAPTSTPTPEPTSPEPSESPEPSQSPEATPSPSTPEETTSPEPSTSPSEEPSSPAPSTPAPTTPVPTSPAPTPQPSEPTGPLVPEEPNAPVFEIIFACDALAVTADNPADGVTATIVFTTDKGATKELKLVPGKKTEVVFEAYEGLTITPSFPGEKPDPADAVAWEKPADCAPGAGGGKGDGPTLPLTGAATGGIVAGAAVLLAAGVALFVVARRRKVRFTA
- the rsmD gene encoding 16S rRNA (guanine(966)-N(2))-methyltransferase RsmD, with the translated sequence MTRIVAGTHGGRRIAAPPGAGTRPTSDRVREALFSAVQTEVDLVGARFADLYAGSGAVGLEALSRGAEHVLLVESDARAARVIRENVAALRAAPAARLVTGKVATVLAAGPGAEPYDVVFADPPYAVSDDEITAVLTALVERDWLAPDALVVVERSSRTGPVDWVQGLTAERSRRYGETTLWYGRRS
- the coaD gene encoding pantetheine-phosphate adenylyltransferase → MRRAVCPGSFDPVTNGHLDIIGRASRLFDEVIVGVLVNQSKSGLFTVEERIEMLREVTASYDNVRVESFRGLLVDFCRAQHASVLIKGLRAVSDFDYELQMAQMNIGLAGVETLFMPTNPLYSFLSSSLVKDVAKWGGDISAHVPDVVREALQSRLGPQPRG
- a CDS encoding SPFH domain-containing protein, whose amino-acid sequence is MDPLDRIDELIAMVEQARSVPMSRNNCMVDRGEMIAALDELRAELPADLRRAAALLEERDKIMEAGKREADRIISEGEAEHARLVSVNEITVSAEHEGARIVAEARAEAQRLREEVDDYVDTALANFEQFLTRALASIERGRDKMHALREIGTFGGDEAERPLPF
- a CDS encoding YceD family protein, whose translation is MPKHSPSSLDPRAPLVLDTRDLPRRPGALRTVKRVVPAPADLGVEMIGVPEGADLDLDLRLESVSEGVLVSGTVSGPVKGECGRCLREIDDSLTVNVQELYAYENSTTDETTDEDEVGRMQDDLIDLEPALRDAVVLTLPTNPLCREDCPGLCPDCGVHWDDLPADHSHQQIDPRWAGLSQLNRTEE
- the rpmF gene encoding 50S ribosomal protein L32, with protein sequence MAVPKRKMSRSNTRSRRANWKAAVVATVACPQCKSPKLPHAACSVCGTYNGRQVLEV